TAAAAAACGACAATGGCGAGCCTGTAAAACTTTCGAATTACAAAGGCAAAAAAATTGTCTTATATTTTTATCCGAAGGATGATACACCCGGATGCACGGCAGAAGCCTGTTCATTCAGAGATGGAATATCTGAGATCCAGAAGAAAGGCGCCGTCATTTTTGGAGTCAGTACCGACTCCGTTGAATCCCATAAAAAATTTAAGGAGAAGTATCATCTGAACTTCCCGCTCCTGAGCGATGTCGACAAAAAGGTCGTCAACGCATACGGTGTGTGGAAAGAAAAAAATATGTACGGGAAAAAATATATGGGAATCGAGCGAACGACGTTCGTAATTGATGAAGAAGGCAATATCAAGAGAGTATTCCCGAAAGTGAAAGTGGAAGGGCATTACGACGAAGTTCTGGCTGAGCTCTAAGATTTTGGCCGCCGGCTTCGCAAATCATATTTGTTCATGAAGGAATTTTTTGAATTTGTGGCTCATAAACTCAAGAGGACAATTTAATGAATGAAGTAAAAGTCGAATTAGAACTTGAAGATTTGATACGCGAGATGCTCGTTAAACTCGAAGAGGATCCCGATCGCGAGGGTCTGAAGAAAACTCCATATCGTGTCGCGCGGGCGTATGAGTTTCTTACAAAGGGGTATAACCAGGATATCGAGTCTGTCATGAACAATGCCATCTTCGAAGAAAAGTACAGCTCGATGGTTCTGGTCAAGGATATCGACTTCTTCAGCTTATGTGAACACCATCTGCTTCCGTTCTTTGGAAAGGTGCATGTGGCGTATATACCGGACGGAAAGATAGTCGGTCTCTCCAAGATGCCCCGCATCGTGGAGGTATTTGCAAGACGCCTGCAAGTTCAGGAAAGGATGACGCAGCAGATTGCGGACACTTTGTACGATTACCTTTCGCCTCGCGGGGTTGGCGTCGTCATCGAAGCGCAGCATCTTTGTATGATGATGCGGGGAGTCGAGAAACAGAATTCGATTGCGACTACGAGCGCGATGCTTGGCGAATTCCGTGAAGATGTGAAGACGAGGGATGAATTTCTGAATCTCATTAACCGAAGGTAAGCGCCTTTGGGGCTCAGAGGCAAAGTAGCAATTATAACGGGTGCCAGCAAAGGCATCGGCAAGGCAATTGCGGAACATTACGGGCGTGAGGGCGCAAAGCTGATCATCTCGGCCAGACACGGGGAAATGCTTCACAAAACAAACGATGAATTGAAATCGAACGGAGTGGAGTCGATGGCTGTCATCGCCGACATGGCGAGAGAGGACGACGTAAAAAAGCTGGTTAAGACGGCAGCCGACACTTTTGGACGAATTGATGTGCTAGTAAACAATGCCGGCTTCGGGGTATTTAAACCTGTTTCTGAAATGACCACCGGAGAGTATGACGAACTCTTTGATGTCAATATGCGGGGAACATTTATAGCGACCCGCGAAGTGTTGAAATACATGACCGGACAAAACGACGGTGTCATAATTAACATTGCTTCTCTCGCGGGAAAAAACGCCGTCGAGAACGGCGCTGCATATGCGGCAACGAAGTGGGCAATGCTCGGATTCGGCAAGAGTCTCATGCTGGAGGTCCGCAAGTATAATATCCGAGTAATTACGATTTGTCCGGGTTCGGTCGATACGGATTTTTCATTTGGACACTCTCCAAACCGGGATAGAGTCTTAAAGCCTGAGGATGTAGCAGAAGCTGCAGTTCTAGCCGCATCACTTCCCGCACGAGCCATGATGAGTGAAATTGATCTGAGGCCTACGAACCCAAAGTAATCGACTTCTTCGAAAACTCTCCGGTATATTCAAGCAGGATGTGATCGAGGAAGTGCGGCGGCTGAAAAGTCTGCCGAGATGATTACCTAATCCGAATGCGGCTTTGTATATTGTAGTCAAAAAGATTTTTCGAATTGACGAAACTGTTTCTCCTGCGCGTTAGATCCCGAATAAGAAAAAACTTCAAGTCGCTGCGGCATTATAATTATCGGCTGTACTGGATTGCGCAGCTTATTTCTGTTTCCGGCACATGGATGCAGAACGTCGCCCTTGCATGGCTTGTCGTAACACTTACCGGTTCAGCTGTCGCGCTCGGTACCGCGACCGCGCTGCAATTTCTCCCCACACTTTTTCTGTCCCTCTTCGCAGGGGTCCTGATCGATCGTCTGCCGAAAAGAAAAATCATAATCCTTACTCAATCGGTTTCTGCAATCCAGGCTTTCATCCTCTGGGGGTTAGTCGCGTTCAAAGCGATCACTCTGTGGGAAATCTATGCTCTCTCGCTTCTGATTGGTCTCGCAAATGCGTTCGACCAGCCGGGGCGGCAGGCTTTTGTTGCAGAGATGGTGCCCGACGAAGACGTCGGGAATGCGATTGCATTGAATTCGCTTCTCTTCAATGCGGCAAGGACTGTCGGGCCGGCAATCGCGGGGTTTACAATTGCGGCAATCGGAGTGGCGTCAAGTTTTTTTCTCAACGGTGTAAGTTTCCTTGCGATAATCGTAGCATTGCTCATGATGAGGAAACCTCAGCTCAGAATCTTTGGCTCAAAGGTTGACTTCAGCATGAAGGATGGGCTGAGAGAAGGGATCTCAT
The DNA window shown above is from Candidatus Acidiferrales bacterium and carries:
- the bcp gene encoding thioredoxin-dependent thiol peroxidase — encoded protein: MAKATKTSTKKTRSTLDLGNKAPDFSLKNDNGEPVKLSNYKGKKIVLYFYPKDDTPGCTAEACSFRDGISEIQKKGAVIFGVSTDSVESHKKFKEKYHLNFPLLSDVDKKVVNAYGVWKEKNMYGKKYMGIERTTFVIDEEGNIKRVFPKVKVEGHYDEVLAEL
- the folE gene encoding GTP cyclohydrolase I FolE, whose amino-acid sequence is MNEVKVELELEDLIREMLVKLEEDPDREGLKKTPYRVARAYEFLTKGYNQDIESVMNNAIFEEKYSSMVLVKDIDFFSLCEHHLLPFFGKVHVAYIPDGKIVGLSKMPRIVEVFARRLQVQERMTQQIADTLYDYLSPRGVGVVIEAQHLCMMMRGVEKQNSIATTSAMLGEFREDVKTRDEFLNLINRR
- a CDS encoding SDR family NAD(P)-dependent oxidoreductase — its product is MGLRGKVAIITGASKGIGKAIAEHYGREGAKLIISARHGEMLHKTNDELKSNGVESMAVIADMAREDDVKKLVKTAADTFGRIDVLVNNAGFGVFKPVSEMTTGEYDELFDVNMRGTFIATREVLKYMTGQNDGVIINIASLAGKNAVENGAAYAATKWAMLGFGKSLMLEVRKYNIRVITICPGSVDTDFSFGHSPNRDRVLKPEDVAEAAVLAASLPARAMMSEIDLRPTNPK
- a CDS encoding MFS transporter, with protein sequence MTKLFLLRVRSRIRKNFKSLRHYNYRLYWIAQLISVSGTWMQNVALAWLVVTLTGSAVALGTATALQFLPTLFLSLFAGVLIDRLPKRKIIILTQSVSAIQAFILWGLVAFKAITLWEIYALSLLIGLANAFDQPGRQAFVAEMVPDEDVGNAIALNSLLFNAARTVGPAIAGFTIAAIGVASSFFLNGVSFLAIIVALLMMRKPQLRIFGSKVDFSMKDGLREGISFAVHEPTIASLLIVLSFLGTFGFNFSTVLPLLTKFVMNGGPEMFGVLTSSLGIGSMLGALIIAGRQKPTRKFIYFFAAVFGVMDIAISFSRSYVFTIIFLVSLGIASIAYIASTNTSLQMNSPKELRGRIMGLYVVIFAGSTPIGAMFTGFMADLLGTAMMILVEGLLCLMGVGVGTLYIRRRTVAGARRIEEKPCESSEPSQG